In Aspergillus luchuensis IFO 4308 DNA, chromosome 1, nearly complete sequence, the following are encoded in one genomic region:
- a CDS encoding ribosome biogenesis protein NOP53 (BUSCO:EOG09263C55;~COG:L;~EggNog:ENOG410PKBP;~InterPro:IPR011687;~PFAM:PF07767): MSEAVSAPKQYKQPSRKGKKAWRKNVDIDEVQEGLRVLKEEEIKGGLLSEKPSDELFVIDTKGSSEIREAYKKKHKPLKSEEILAQRSAIPGLDTRKRTNSKVTDGVIEPKNKRQKSDWVTRKDWLRLKQVAKEGNPVNKPAENDLYDPWGDAEDPTPLDDPQFDFLEKPKPKVEPVTLKQAPISLAANGKPVPAVRKPTAGISYNPTFEDWDRLLQEQGEKAVEAEKKRLEEERKEEERQRLIAEAQDDDGMVKSDDESAWEGFESEYEKPDWLNKKRPERKTKAQRNKIKRRKEAERQARWEEQMKKKEEQAAKAKEAAELVEAQQLARAEESEDSSSEEGDDTVLRRKPLGGKLYAPEKPLEVVLPDELQDSLRLLKPEGNLLDDRFRTLVVQGKLESRKPVTQAKKAKRDVTVKWSHKDFKVPGL; the protein is encoded by the exons ATGTCTGAAGCCGTCAGTGCACCGAAGCAGTATAAGCAGCCTTCTCGCAAAGGCAAGAAGGCCTGGCGCAAAAATGTCGATATCGATGAGGTTCAGGAAGGCCTTCGGGttctgaaggaagaagagatcaaAGG TGGTCTTCTTTCTGAGAAGCCGTCCGATGAGCTGTTCGTTATCGACACCAAGGGATCATCAGAAATCCGTGAAGCgtacaagaagaagcacaagccTTTGAAGTCGGAAGAAATCTTGGCGCAACGCTCCGCTATCCCAGGTCTCGACACACGCAAGCGCACAAACTCCAAGGTTACCGACGGTGTTATTGAGCCGAAAAACAAGCGTCAAAAGAGCGACTGGGTTACGAGGAAAGACTGGTTGCGTTTGAAGCAGGTGGCTAAGGAAGGGAACCCGGTCAACAAGCCCGCTGAAAATGACCTATACGACCCTTGGGGAGATGCAGAGGATCCCACGCCCTTGGACGATCCTCAGTTCGACTTCCTAGAGAAACCGAAGCCCAAGGTAGAGCCGGTCACCTTGAAGCAGGCTCCGATCTCACTCGCCGCAAATGGCAAGCCGGTTCCTGCGGTCCGCAAGCCTACTGCCGGAATCAGTTACAACCCGACGTTCGAGGACTGGGATCGGCTGCTACAGGAGCAGGGAGAGAAGGCCGTCGAAGCTGAGAAGAAGCgtctggaggaagagcgtaaagaagaagaaaggcaGCGCTTAATCGCCGAAGCCCAAGACGATGATGGTATGGTGAAGTCCGATGATGAGAGTGCGTGGGAAGGATTTGAAAGCGAATATGAGAAGCCGGACTGGCTGAATAAGAAGCGTCCGGAGCGGAAGACAAAGGCACAGAGGAACAAGATAAAGAGACGCAAGGAAGCAGAGAGGCAGGCCAGGTGGGaagagcagatgaagaagaaggaagagcaggccGCAAAGGCTAAGGAGGCCGCCGAACTTGTGGAGGCACAGCAGCTTGCTCGTGCCGAGGAATCTGAGGACAGCTCTTCggaagagggtgatgatACCGTTTTGCGTCGGAAACCGCTTGGTGGAAAGCTATA CGCTCCTGAGAAGCCTCTGGAGGTTGTGTTGCCAGACGAGTTGCAGGATTCTCTGCGTCTGCTCAAGCCCGAGGGCAACTTGCTGGACGACCGATTCCGCACTTTGGTTGTCCAAGGAAAGCTGGAGTCTCGCAAGCCGGTGACGCAGGCAAAGAAGGCAAAGAGAGACGTGACAGTGAAGTGGTCTCACAAGGACTTCAAGGTTCCGGGTCTGTAA
- the rex4 gene encoding putative 3'-5' exonuclease (BUSCO:EOG092646PE;~COG:L;~EggNog:ENOG410PK7W;~InterPro:IPR012337,IPR036397,IPR013520,IPR037431;~PFAM:PF00929;~go_function: GO:0003676 - nucleic acid binding [Evidence IEA];~go_function: GO:0008408 - 3'-5' exonuclease activity [Evidence IEA];~go_process: GO:0006364 - rRNA processing [Evidence IEA]), whose protein sequence is MDLKNLSSNWKKLQGTLKKESVSTTKRKPSDRETENGVVVKKRKRETVDGQQKPERKSVSAKRKRMSTSGTDGGENGAEQPTKKSTSRRNSTVTVAESKPKINEGRSPTAELGKYVAMDCEMVGVGPNPDHDSALARVSIVNFNGEQIYDSYVRPKEMVTDWRTHVSGILPKHMVEARTLEQVQKDVINILDGRILVGHAVSNDLDALLLSHPKRDIRDTSKHAPYRKIAGGGSPRLKMLASEFLGLEIQDGAHSSVEDARATMLLYRRDKDTFEREHLKKWPVRVVVEKKDQDDDQKKKKKKKKKTRKR, encoded by the exons ATGGACTTGAAAAACCTCTCCAGCAATTGGAAGAAACTCCAGGGGACGCTGAAAAAGGAAAGCGTCTCCACCACCAAACGGAAACCCTCAGATCGCGAGACGGAGAATGGTGTGGTGGTAAAGAAGCGGAAAAGAGAAACCGTCGACGGACAACAAAAACCTGAGCGCAAATCGGTCTCGGccaagagaaaaagaatgtCCACAAGCGGTACTGATGGCGGCGAGAACGGCGCTGAGCAGCCTACAAAGAAGTCGACGTCTCGGAGGAATTCTACGGTCACTGTTGCGGAATCAAAGCCGAAGATTAATGAAGGCCGTTCACCTAC CGCGGAGCTAGGAAAATATGTTGCGATGGATTGCGAAATGGTGGGCGTTGGCCCCAATCCCGATCACGATTCCGCTCTCGCGCGAGTTAGTATCGTCAACTTCAACGGTGAACAAATATACGACTCCTACGTGAGACCCAAAGAGATGGTTACGGACTGGCGGACGCATGTCAGCGGTATCCTTCCGAAGCATATGGTGGAGGCGCGAACACTCGAACAAGTGCAGAAAGACGTTATCAATATCCTCGACGGGCGAATACTCGTGGGACATGCGGTCAGTAATGACTTGgacgctcttcttctcagccaCCCCAAGCGCGACATCAGAGACACGAGCAAACATGCCCCATACAGAAAGATTGCGGGCGGTGGCTCCCCTAGGTTGAAGATGTTGGCTTCGGAGTTCCTTGGGTTGGAAATCCAGGATGGCGCGCATTCCAGTGTGGAGGATGCTAGGGCTACGATGCTCCTGTACCGGCGGGACAAGGATACTTTTGAGCGGGAACATCTTAAGAAGTGGCCTGTGCGAGTAGTGGtcgaaaagaaagaccaaGACGAtgatcagaagaagaagaaaaagaagaagaagaagacccgCAAGAGGTGA
- a CDS encoding ribonuclease H2 subunit C (COG:S;~EggNog:ENOG410PR3W;~InterPro:IPR013924;~PFAM:PF08615;~go_component: GO:0032299 - ribonuclease H2 complex [Evidence IEA];~go_process: GO:0006401 - RNA catabolic process [Evidence IEA]) yields MFAIQPAQNSSNETSTDKFTPNILPCRIHHDGPVDTLGRYWKPTTDEKDQNLQTAYFRGRKLRGRRVAIPEGYEGVIATPTDRTMPATRTSADVEVEEVTPEEPVKILEKQGTFDEYVVWGHEFVPAADETFVKGVEEWIKLAEVMHTTPDSQKQSST; encoded by the exons ATGTTCGCCATCCAACCCGCCCAGAACTCTTCCAACGAGACATCAACCGATAAATTCACTCCGAACATTCTGCCCTGTCGCATCCACCACGATGGCCCCGTTGATACGCTAGGTCGCTACTGGAAGCCTACCACTGATGAGAAAG ATCAGAACCTGCAGACAGCCTACTTCCGCGGCCGCAAGCTAAGGGGTCGCCGAGTCGCAATCCCTGAAGGCTACGAGG GTGTCATTGCAACCCCCACAGACCGTACGATGCCTGCTACCCGTACGAGCGCCGACGTCGAGGTCGAGGAAGTCACACCAGAAGAGCCCGTGAAGATCCTTGAGAAGCAAGGCACCTTTGACGAATATGTGGTTTGGGGACATGAGTTTGTGCCTGCGGCAGATGAGACTTTCGTTAAGGGAGTGGAGGAGTGGATTAAGCTGGCTGAAGTG ATGCATACCACTCCTGACAGTCAAAAGCAATCGTCTACTTGA
- a CDS encoding putative mRNA decapping hydrolase (COG:O;~EggNog:ENOG410PFAX;~InterPro:IPR011145,IPR036265,IPR008594;~PFAM:PF05652,PF11969;~go_function: GO:0016787 - hydrolase activity [Evidence IEA];~go_process: GO:0000290 - deadenylation-dependent decapping of nuclear-transcribed mRNA [Evidence IEA]) yields MSTNDAKVSPEALISKFEVSRLLKQDQSGRRIAILGTIDNQQGILIAERAAFATETPEALQAFHAAITDVNNLGDNDIYRWYLASSHSAPGSQQPPDLKINLIWPCTESHIKKYSEQVVRMVTETPEIYRDSIRPYMSAKREEGRLNWVFNILEGRTEQEDVILREKGPDGTEEGGFLVLPDLNWDRKTMGSLHLLALVMRRDIWSLRDLKKKHIPWLKYLRERLLEETVRVYPQLETDQLKLYVHYQPTYYHFHVHVVNVMLEAGATQATGKAFGLENIISQLETLDGDEEAGMADVSLTYFLGEASELWSNVFGPLKRGEKPLPN; encoded by the exons ATGTCCACTAACGATGCGAAGGTCTCGCCGGAGGCGCTCATCTCGAAATTCGAAGTGAGCAGACTTCTCAAACAAG ACCAAAGTGGCCGCCGCATCGCTATCCTGGGTACCATCGACAACCAGCAAGGCATCCTAATCGCTGAACGCGCCGCCTTTGCAACCGAAACTCCTGAAGCCCTCCAGGCCTTCCACGCCGCCATCACCGACGTCAACAACCTTGGCGACAACGACATCTACCGTTGGTACCTAGCCTCTTCGCACTCCGCACCAGGAAGCCAACAACCCCCGGACCTCAAGATCAACCTTATCTGGCCCTGCACGGAGTCACACATCAAGAAATACTCGGAGCAGGTTGTGCGCATGGTCACCGAGACACCGGAGATCTACCGGGACTCTATCCGTCCGTATATGAGCGCGAAGCGTGAGGAAGGACGACTGAACTGggtatttaatattcttgaGGGCCGCACGGAGCAAGAGGATGTGATTCTTCGGGAGAAGGGACCTGATGGAactgaggagggagggttcTTGGTGTTGCCGGATTTGAATTGGGATCGGAAGACGATGGGGTCGTTGCATTTGTTGGCACTAGTCATGAGGAGGGATATCTGGTCCTTGAgggatctgaagaagaagcatatTCCTTGGCTGAAGTATCTGAGGGAGAGGCTGTTGGAGGAGACGGTTAGGGTGTATCCCCAGTTGGAGACGGATCAGTTGAAGCTTTATGTGCATT ATCAGCCGACGTACTATCATTTCCATGTACATGTCGTCAATGTCATGCTCGAGGCGGGTGCAACTCAGGCGACAGGAAAGGCGTTCGGGCTGGagaacatcatctcccaACTAGAGACACTggatggagacgaagaggCTGGAATGGCGGATGTCAGCTTGACTTATTTCCTGGGTGAAGCTAGTGAACTTTGGTCGAATGTATTTGGGCCTTTGAAGCGGGGCGAGAAGCCGCTGCCGAATTGA
- a CDS encoding ubiquitin carboxyl-terminal hydrolase (COG:O;~EggNog:ENOG410PFAX;~InterPro:IPR038765,IPR036959,IPR001578;~MEROPS:MER0000836;~PFAM:PF01088;~go_function: GO:0004843 - thiol-dependent ubiquitin-specific protease activity [Evidence IEA];~go_process: GO:0006511 - ubiquitin-dependent protein catabolic process [Evidence IEA]) has translation MTDTADAPQTNKAFVPLENNPEVMTHLVRQLGLSPTLGFTDVWSIDSPDLLAFIPRPSYALLLVFPVSAAYEATRRTEDAPLPEYTGSGANEPVMWFKQTIRNACGLIGLLHAVSNGTPRKHITPGSDLDNLLKEAEGLGPIQRADLLYESKALESAHADAAKLGDTDAPAAEDSVDLHFVAFVKGEDGTLWELDGRRKGPLVRGVLGEEEDALSERALQLGVRRFLEVEKGSGSGEGDLRFSLVSLGEVFD, from the exons ATGACCGACACAGCAGACGCCCCTCAAACTAACAAGGCCTTCGTGCCCCTCG AAAACAACCCCGAAGTAATGACCCACCTCGTCCGCCAACTCGGCCTCTCCCCAACCCTAGGCTTCACAGACGTCTGGTCAATCGACAGCCCAgacctcctcgccttcatccCCCGCCCGTCTTacgccctcctcctcgtcttccccgTCTCAGCAGCCTACGAAGCAACCCGACGTACCGAAGACGCGCCCCTCCCCGAATACACCGGCTCCGGGGCCAACGAACCCGTGATGTGGTTCAAGCAAACGATCCGCAACGCGTGCGGACTCATCGGGCTCCTGCACGCCGTATCGAACGGCACGCCGCGGAAGCACATCACCCCCGGCTCGGACCTAGATAACCTGCTgaaggaagcagagggaCTGGGGCCGATCCAGCGCGCGGATCTGCTGTATGAGAGTAAGGCCCTGGAGAGTGCGCATGCGGATGCGGCGAAACTGGGAGATACGGATGcgccggcggcggaggacTCGGTGGATTTGCATTTCGTGGCGTTTgtgaagggggaggatggcACGCTTTGGGAGTTGGATGGGCGGAGGAAGGGACCGCTGGTTAGGGGGGtgcttggggaggaggaggatgcgtTGAGTGAGAGGGCGTTGCAGTTGGGGGTTAGGAGGTttttggaggtggagaaggggagtgggagtggagAGGGGGATTTGAGGTTTAGTCTGGTTAGTTTGGGGGAGGTTTTTGATTAA
- a CDS encoding MT-A70 family (COG:K,T;~EggNog:ENOG410PQ9D;~InterPro:IPR002052,IPR007757;~PFAM:PF05063;~go_function: GO:0003676 - nucleic acid binding [Evidence IEA];~go_function: GO:0008168 - methyltransferase activity [Evidence IEA];~go_process: GO:0032259 - methylation [Evidence IEA]) has product MAIKSPILYENPSATAFVMDIPSSIAQAQTLPGQTPPPSRPHLASSTLGSYHGERTLLSSDPLREPYPTLTEPKTEAARARVLERIPLAERQYHCEIIEPLVVEKLAELKGALENKFEWCLPRSLIDHDAPDSPEDPAQGEQIQLLGKKRKRQRNTTTTCSCSCLNPESGSIHTNRSPTRNDPPLILAPGENTFASISELSNNLVKNTSIEPATVKIRCQSTSTTEASNNDSTNYNYHSFHIPPSSHFLRCTIPISEPIHKSSSQPLLPGLPHDQKFDLILLDPPWTNRSVRRSGHYQTQFYKGWNLLTERICGILRGYLQYDVSDRGDGAQLHEHNKGPVAAIWITNSAKARKTAYEAIRGAGLEVCEEWVWCKVTMDGRPIVEVGGLWRKPYEVLVIGKVPSSCGDGGNGGIVRRVIAAVPDVHSRKPNLKELFERMFFSSGDTGGCVPYAALEVFARNLTAGWWACGDDVLKFNSEEWWVDREDNDM; this is encoded by the coding sequence ATGGCCATCAAGTCTCCAATACTTTATGAAAACCCCAGTGCCACCGCCTTTGTGATGGATATTCCCAGCTCCATCGCGCAGGCACAAACGCTTCCAGGACAGACGCCTCCGCCATCACGACCCCATCTAGCCTCTTCTACGCTGGGATCCTACCATGGAGAAAGAACTCTTTTATCTTCCGACCCCCTGAGGGAACCTTATCCAACCTTAACAGAGCCCAAGACCGAGGCCGCGCGGGCAAGGGTTCTAGAGAGAATCCCGCTTGCCGAGAGGCAATATCACTGCGAGATCATCGAGCCGCTGGTGGTTGAGAAGCTGGCGGAGCTCAAAGGAGCACTTGAAAATAAATTTGAGTGGTGCCTGCCTCGCAGTCTCATAGATCACGATGCACCAGACAGTCCGGAAGATCCAGCTCAGGGTGAACAGATCCAATTactggggaagaagaggaaacggCAACGCAACACTACTACCacatgttcatgttcatgtCTAAATCCAGAGTCTGGCTCTATCCACACTAATAGATCTCCTACTCGCAACGATCCTCCATTGATCCTAGCACCTGGAGAAAACACCTTCGCATCCATCTCAGAGCTTTCCAACAACCTGGTGAAAAACACCTCCATCGAGCCAGCTACAGTGAAGATACGCTGtcaatcaacatcaactaCAGAAGCATCAAATAATGATAGCACAAACTACAACTACCATTCATTTCACATCCCCCCATCATCTCACTTCCTCCGCTgcaccatccccatctccgaACCTATCCACAAGTCATCATCACAGCCATTACTCCCCGGCCTACCACACGACCAGAAATTCGATCTAATCCTCCTCGACCCACCGTGGACGAACCGCTCCGTGCGGCGCAGTGGGCATTACCAAACGCAGTTCTATAAAGGATGGAATTTGCTCACGGAACGTATATGTGGTATCTTACGGGGGTATCTACAGTACGATGTCTCTGATAGAGGAGACGGCGCTCAGTTACATGAACACAACAAGGGCCCTGTTGCAGCCATCTGGATCACTAATTCCGCGAAGGCGCGGAAAACAGCCTATGAGGCTATTCGGGGTGCTGGGCTTGAGGTCTGTGAGGAGTGGGTTTGGTGCAAGGTCACGATGGATGGGAGGCCGATTGtggaggtgggtgggttgtggaggaagccGTATGAGGTTCTTGTTATAGGAAAGGTGCCCAGTTCttgtggggatgggggtaaTGGGGGTATTGTGAGGAGGGTTATTGCTGCTGTTCCGGATGTGCATTCTCGGAAGCCGAATTTGAAGGAATTGTTTGAGAGGATGTTCTTTAGCTCTGGTGATACAGGGGGTTGTGTGCCGTATGCTGCTTTGGAGGTCTTTGCACGGAATCTGACCGCTGGGTGGTGGGCTTGTGGGGATGATGTTTTGAAGTTCAATTCTGAGGAATGGTGGGTTGATAGAGAAGATAATGACATGTGA
- a CDS encoding putative RNA binding protein Jsn1 (COG:A;~EggNog:ENOG410PFWH;~InterPro:IPR001313,IPR000504,IPR011989,IPR016024, IPR012677,IPR033133,IPR035979;~PFAM:PF00806,PF00076;~go_function: GO:0003676 - nucleic acid binding [Evidence IEA];~go_function: GO:0003723 - RNA binding [Evidence IEA]): MLPVSRPDGHMNLNYIPTTQPMSGTSTGRSSPSDLSGSAAIKSPFGPSNGLNGAAGAIGGARLGAGSPSHELGARLYSKRAREIQAEEGVSPSIWGPPTSGHSTPLRENIPESPSQEGFPDLVPTSSGSINSPGRRARAGTVPSRFSPVGALNEVNLQQPYMPQTSRPTPSTSPFRPSGVSGIDTGAKTATAPGGSSAGSLSRLRAGSMPQRANFLGSSGPFGPSLFSTSWATGRERATTLTSIRSSEGPASPSQSSFSRDGLADTDVKTLDYLGLAETPQQARATLVRPDVNMLLQQQQQQQQQQQQQQSSLPPLLAELAMMKNNSRIRSYSVNAKEKYADDEDLEYESRYSQLPSGTVTPSAAATAAQLAATQAQIHQHNLAVQAFANHASASRPRARTAGILEAPPQRSSIRNYLATPSRLENSFSAADLNIAEGGEYDELSEAVQLMHLGGSGAPNVGMRQTGDLADENNQDGPTRALWIGSIPVSTTVTSLEAIFSLYGKIESTRVLTHKNCGFVNYERIESAIQAKSLLNGKEIFPGAGPVRIGYAKVPGTSASGTPGVNGAQSSPTPDPSMNGPDGIVRPESGTSIPHIPSLPELQPEMAQIVTEFGATEDDAHNISASIHRAIAFDAFEDEIPPIAEPSQTRMFDAPRLRDIRKRIDNGACSVQEIEETAVAMLPEIAELASDYLGNTVVQKLFEFCSESTKEQMLGPIAPHLAEIGVHKNGTWAAQKIIDVAKTPNQMQMIVDALRPYTVPLFLDQYGNYVLQCCLRFGAPFNDFIFETMLSRMWEIAQGRFGARAMRACLESHHASKDQQRMLASAIALHSVQLATNANGALLLTWFLDTCTFPRRRTVLAPRLVPHLVHLCTHKVAYLTVLKVINQRNEPDAREIVLKALFFSPGDEVLEKILSDQTSGATLIFKVLTTPFFDESMRAEVVKNVSKVLTKLKATPSQGYKRLMDEVGLSSRGGARDNHHGRDHVSNSDKQQHRPTSRQAASNYGSQQSMERQYGAQFPTMLGPGLDATRPVASEQQPNPAPFDPYSINGMNSIGSAGGLSPLNGVGGVGVNGTGFGQEPLAPLTQQQLQYQAYLAAQSRGLSPSGLYPSLGNSSFGYPAGAPSADSLRALQTPGVPLAGGPGQMNSNPMMNQPTFAPQQFSPVTNSAQMYQYPTQFYSQAQPAQTQSAGGRRGRVSHPQHM; encoded by the exons AGGGCGTAGCTCTCCCAGTGATCTCTCTGGATCTGCTGCCATCAAGTCGCCGTTCGGCCCATCGAATGGTCTGAATGGAGCCGCAGGCGCAATTGGCGGCGCGAGGCTAGGGGCTGGATCCCCTTCTCATGAACTTGGGGCTCGCTTGTACTCTAAACG AGCGCGAGAGATCCAGGCAGAGGAAGGCGTTTCGCCCAGTATCTGGGGCCCGCCGACTAGCGGTCATTCCACCCCTCTTCGTGAGAACATCCCGGAGTCTCCAAGCCAAGAAGGATTTCCAGATCTGGTGCCTACATCCAGCGGCTCCATCAATAGCCCTGGCCGGAGAGCAAGAGCTGGGACTGTTCCTTCCAGATTTTCGCCCGTCGGTGCATTGAATGAGGTGAATCTTCAACAACCATATATGCCTCAAACCTCCCGCCCTACGCCGTCAACTAGCCCTTTCCGCCCATCCGGCGTTTCCGGTATCGACACAGGCGCAAAGACCGCAACTGCCCCTGGTGGGAGCAGCGCGGGGTCCCTTTCGCGTCTCCGAGCAGGCTCTATGCCCCAGAGAGCAAACTTTTTGGGTTCTTCTGGCCCATTTGGACCGTCCTTGTTCTCTACTAGCTGGGCAACCGGACGTGAGCGCGCGACAACACTGACAAGCATTCGCTCTTCTGAAGGACCTGCCTCTCCCAGCCAGTCGTCATTCTCAAGGGACGGGCTTGCAGATACCGATGTGAAAACGCTAGACTACTTGGGCTTGGCGGAGACACCGCAACAGGCACGAGCTACGCTTGTGCGGCCTGATGTTAATATGCtccttcaacagcagcagcaacagcaacagcagcagcagcaacagcagtcCTCTTTGCCCCCTTTGCTGGCGGAActggccatgatgaagaatAACAGCCGTATCCGATCGTATTCGGTGAACGCGAAAGAGAAGTAcgctgatgacgaggaccTGGAGTATGAGAGCCGCTACTCGCAACTTCCCTCTGGCACCGTTACTCCTTCTGCGGCTGCAACAGCAGCCCAGTTGGCCGCAACCCAGGCTCAGATTCATCAGCACAACCTTGCTGTACAGGCATTCGCCAACCACGCATCTGCCAGCCGACCTCGTGCCAGGACGGCTGGAATCTTGGAGGCCCCTCCCCAGCGCTCGTCAATCCGCAATTACCTCGCTACTCCTTCGCGTCTCGAGAACAGCTTTAGCGCTGCTGACCTCAACATCGCGGAAGGCGGAGAATATGATGAGCTGTCGGAAGCTGTTCAGCTCATGCATCTTGGTGGAAGTGGTGCGCCTAACGTGGGAATGCGGCAAACGGGAGACTTGGCAGACGAGAACAATCAGGATGGCCCTACTCGTGCTCTCTGGATTGGCAGTATTCCTGTCTCCACCACAGTCACGTCTTTGGAGGCGATCTTCAGCCTGTACGGCAAAATCGAGTCTACTCGCGTTCTGACCCACAAGAACTGTGGCTTTGTTAACTATGAGCGCATTGAGAGTGCCATTCAGGCCAAGTCACTTCTCAACGGAAAGGAGATCTTCCCTGGCGCTGGCCCTGTCCGGATCGGATATGCTAAAGTACCTGGCACCTCTGCTTCTGGCACGCCCGGTGTCAATGGAGCCCAGTCTTCTCCGACTCCTGATCCGAGCATGAACGGACCTGATGGTATTGTGAGACCGGAGAGCGGCACCAGCATTCCGCATATACCTTCTCTTCCCGAGCTGCAGCCGGAAATGGCACAAATCGTCACCGAGTTCGGGGCCACGGAAGACGATGCTCACAATATCAGCGCTAGCATCCATCGCGCAATTGCCTTTGATGCATTTGAAGATGAGATTCCCCCGATCGCCGAGCCCAGCCAAACTAGGATGTTCGACGCACCGCGACTCCGTGATATCCGCAAGAGGATCGATAATGGAGCTTGCTCAGtccaggagattgaggaaaCCGCCGTTGCGATGCTGCCGGAAATCGCAGAGCTCGCCTCGGATTATCTCGGAAACACTGTCGTCCAGAAGCTCTTCGAGTTTTGCTCGGAATCCACCAAGGAGCAGATGCTCGGACCCATTGCTCCTCACCTTGCTGAAATTGGTGTCCACAAGAACGGAACCTGGGCCGCACAGAAGATCATTGATGTGGCCAAGACTCCGAACCAGATGCAGATGATTGTTGATGCTCTGAGGCCATACACCGTTCCGTTATTCCTTGACCAGTACGGCAACTATGTTCTCCAGTGCTGCCTGCGTTTTGGCGCCCCATTCAATGATTTCATCTTCGAGACGATGCTCAGTCGGATGTGGGAGATCGCCCAGGGCCGCTTCGGTGCTCGGGCCATGCGAGCATGCCTTGAAAGCCACCACGCCTCGAAGGACCAGCAACGCATGCTTGCCTCAGCCATTGCTCTCCACAGCGTACAGCTTGCGACGAATGCCAACGGGGCTCTGTTGCTGACATGGTTCTTGGATACCTGCACTTTCCCCCGCCGTCGCACCGTGCTTGCACCGCGCCTGGTCCCTCATCTCGTGCACCTGTGCACCCACAAGGTCGCCTACCTGACCGTCTTGAAGGTGATCAACCAGCGCAACGAGCCAGATGCCCGTGAGATAGTGTTGAAGGCTCTCTTTTTCAGCCCGGGCGACGAGGTATTGGAGAAGATCTTGAGCGACCAGACATCGGGCGCGACACTGATCTTCAAGGTTCTTACCACACCATTCTTTGATGAGTCTATGCGCGccgaggtggtgaagaacgTCTCCAAGGTCCTCACTAAGCTGAAGGCAACTCCCAGTCAAGGCTACAAGCGCTTGATGGACGAAGTTGGCTTGTCATCTCGGGGAGGTGCTCGCGACAATCACCATGGACGTGATCATGTTTCCAACTCGGACAAGCAACAGCATCGCCCAACCTCCCGGCAGGCGGCGTCAAACTACGGCTCCCAGCAGTCCATGGAGCGTCAATATGGTGCGCAGTTTCCTACCATGCTAGGCCCAGGTCTGGATGCGACCAGGCCCGTTGCATCCGAGCAGCAGCCCAACCCCGCTCCTTTTGACCCATACAGTATCAATGGAATGAACAGCATTGGTTCTGCTGGTGGTCTCAGTCCTCTTAACGGGgttggtggagttggcgTTAATGGTACCGGCTTCGGCCAGGAGCCCTTGGCGCCTCTGACCCAGCAACAACTGCAGTATCAGGCCTACCTGGCTGCACAGTCCCGGGGCCTCTCTCCCTCGGGACTATACCCAAGCCTCGGAAATTCCAGCTTTGGATACCCGGCTGGAGCACCTTCGGCTGACAGTCTTCGGGCTCTGCAGACCCCGGGAGTGCCCTTGGCTGGCGGTCCTGGCCAGATGAACTCCAACCCTATGATGAACCAACCGACTTTTGCCCCCCAGCAATTCAGCCCTGTTACGAACTCCGCTCAGATGTATCAGTATCCTACTCAGTTCTATTCCCAAGCGCAGCCAGCTCAGACACAGTCTGCGGGTGGACGACGTGGCCGTGTGAGTCATCCCCAGCATATGTGA